From one Ignavibacteriota bacterium genomic stretch:
- a CDS encoding HlyC/CorC family transporter, protein MTSNPVIDALLFAGGVIISMLIAAGEVALDAVSRARLEELAEEGRHRASTCLRLKAEQESVRGAVQIATTFILFLTAFIGAYHLDAWMASLELGSETWWLHPATRIGVAVMTAAVMTGLSLVLISLFAKALGSHYPERVALRSAPLLHLLTRLFRIPQRLLTLSANMLLRPSGHTAQFSDAVMSEENIMDMLEEGTKAGVLDKTEHELIESILSFTDKTAREIMIPRKDVVAVDYEMAPGAILERVVQEGFTRMPVYRGSLDNIIGVIYAKDVVSLIEHQNIIILQDIIRPPFFVPDTKPISDLLRDFQRKRIHLAVVVDEFGGTEGIITLEDILEEIVGDIRDEYDEESRTYDMLPDGIEVEGRMTISDFNDVAPFAIPESDEYDTVGGFITKVMGRIPEGPDRASWHAVEIEILIVNERRIERARLTRAVLTEE, encoded by the coding sequence CCTCGAATCCCGTGATTGACGCACTCCTTTTTGCGGGGGGCGTGATCATCTCCATGCTTATTGCCGCGGGGGAAGTGGCTCTGGACGCCGTGTCACGCGCACGTCTCGAGGAACTCGCGGAAGAGGGGCGCCACAGGGCGTCGACCTGCCTGCGACTGAAAGCCGAACAGGAAAGTGTGCGCGGCGCGGTGCAGATCGCGACCACATTTATACTCTTCCTCACCGCCTTTATCGGGGCGTATCACCTCGACGCGTGGATGGCCTCGCTCGAGCTGGGTTCCGAGACGTGGTGGCTGCATCCCGCGACACGCATCGGTGTGGCCGTGATGACGGCGGCCGTCATGACCGGCCTGTCGCTGGTACTCATTTCACTGTTCGCCAAGGCGCTCGGTTCGCATTATCCCGAACGTGTGGCATTGCGGAGCGCGCCGCTGCTGCATCTGCTGACACGGCTGTTCCGCATTCCGCAGCGGTTGCTGACCCTTTCGGCCAACATGCTGCTGCGCCCGTCGGGCCACACCGCGCAGTTCAGCGATGCCGTGATGTCGGAGGAAAACATCATGGACATGCTCGAAGAGGGCACCAAGGCCGGCGTGCTCGACAAGACGGAACACGAACTGATCGAGAGCATCCTGAGCTTCACCGACAAGACTGCGCGCGAAATCATGATACCGCGCAAGGACGTCGTGGCGGTGGATTACGAGATGGCTCCGGGCGCGATTCTCGAACGTGTGGTGCAGGAGGGGTTCACACGTATGCCCGTGTACCGCGGATCCCTCGACAACATCATCGGCGTGATTTACGCGAAGGATGTGGTGAGTCTCATCGAGCATCAGAACATCATCATTCTGCAGGACATCATCCGTCCCCCGTTTTTTGTGCCGGACACAAAACCCATATCGGATCTGCTTCGAGACTTCCAGCGCAAGCGCATACATCTCGCGGTGGTGGTGGACGAATTCGGCGGCACCGAGGGCATCATCACACTCGAGGACATACTCGAAGAGATCGTCGGCGACATCCGCGACGAATACGACGAGGAGAGCAGGACCTACGACATGCTGCCCGACGGCATCGAGGTCGAGGGACGCATGACCATTTCCGACTTCAACGACGTGGCGCCGTTCGCAATACCTGAGAGCGACGAATACGACACCGTCGGCGGATTCATCACCAAGGTGATGGGGCGTATCCCCGAAGGGCCCGACCGCGCGAGCTGGCATGCCGTCGAAATCGAGATACTGATCGTCAACGAACGGCGCATCGAACGCGCGCGCCTGACACGCGCGGTCCTTACCGAAGAGTAA